GTCGATACATGAGCGTCATTGGTAAGATCTGGATCTGGAGCCAAAGAAAAGGGAGTACTGACTCCAGTAGCACTAGTCTCCATAGCAGAAATTAGCCTTAAGTACAAAGGGAGACTAAACCCCACAAAACCTAAgcaaaacattagaaaatacaaggaaacaAATGGAACaacagaaaatacaaggaaataGATGGaacaacaacagaaaaatatacACAAGCTGAAAAATAGCAGAAAACCCAATAAACAGAAGAGATGGTGGTGATGAAGGCGGAGGAGTGGCCAGGAGGAACCATTGACCAGGGCATGGGGATCACGGGCCGGCGCGTGAGATTCATGCTTAGGCGTGTGAAGCTCACGCTTCAACACATGCTGGGCAGATGACTGATCCGGAAGTGGCGGTGGAGAGTTGGAAGGCCGCTGATGATGGTGAACTGGCACGTGTAGACCTGGGTTAGCCTGAGGAAAGCAGATCGGGTTTTGAAGAAAACCCATCTAAGAACCAAACTCGATCCGGCCTGCACGGTGGAAAATGGAAAGCAGCGGCACAGGAGAATGGCAGGGATACGAACGACCATGGAGGATGGCACCCCAAGGCAACGGAGCAGTGGTCAGGAGGTGGAGCAAAAAATTTGTGCTGAAGGGTGACAAAAAGTCCAAAGAAACATGGAGAAAAAAACTTGccggagaagaagaggaaaaagaaaaggaaaaggaaaaagaggaaaaggaaaGGCTTCCCCCTCCCCTAACAACCACACTGACGGTGGTAGAAGTCCTCAAAAGGCTAGAAGGTGGATTTTCTCTACTTAGAGAGAAGGAAGAGTGAGAGAAGCCTAATAACTCATTCACCCATCCTTTTGAGTCCTGCGGTATGGATTATTGGTTTGCAATGTTTAAGCCAATCACACAATCACTGGCGCATTTTTTAATCACATAGCAAAAGCATTCAAAAGACATGATAGCCTTTTGGCTGggaaggacacaaatttgggtGAAGATATATATGGCATCATTTGGCAAACTCCatttacacaaaataaaatccttaaaaagctaaaataaaaagaaaaagaaatggtacATGTTGGGTCCAACTCCAACTTGCTTTATACCAAGGTTTGGAACCAAAGTCTTTCCTAATGCAGTAAGACTCGTCACCAATTATGAATGCACATGACCCACCAGTTTCTTTTATTAGGCCAGCACCAACTTCTACAATTATTCAAATCGGAAAGGTGCAGATCGAGGACTATAAATCACTAATAAAATGTCAGCCTATCTGTGCCAAGGATCGTGGTGGTATGGGATTGATGTAGtgtaggattgtggtgaacaagaaaaatagCAAGTAGAAGAGATAAATATTCTTAAGATTGTGAGACAAtcacaagaatctaagaaatGTTCTTAAAAACTAGAGCTTATCTAgggtttaaagaaaaaacacaaagaaactcaactttgagtaattttatttaacaaaactcaGTAATCAATGAGAACTGAAttgctaaaggctataagcatatatttatagcccaagattactaattctaaaataacaatgaaataaagttggtttagaagtctatgaaAGAAGACTAAACCAAATAGAAGACTAATAAAGAACCTAATATGAactgaaaaattgaaagataagataaaataacaacttaacaaagaaacctagtttaaaacaaaagattaaaactaagATAAGTATCTCTGATGTCCATCTGCGGAACAGATATGCccaagtgcactcgatcgcaacaacaggtgtgatcgatcgcactaccagagaaggaTGTGCTCGATCATGTGATCGATCTCACTCACAGAGGGTGATCGGTTGTAGTTCTAGGGACTATCATTTCGACATCAGGACTAGGGCGCTCGATCAAAGCCAGTATGCAATCGATTGCAATTCCAAAGAACCCTGCTATTGCGCGAGTCTGGGACCTTGTCACCATCTTTCGGGGTGTCTTCACACCATCATTTGTTCGGGTCTTCCTTAAATCTTCCCAAGCCATCtggtctacatcatcctccccatGTTGCATAGAATTCAACTTCGAATTCGGATCTTCATCTGGCGAATCACCTGTGAATGGAACAAGGTGTTTGACATTGAAAACATCAGACGTCTTGATATGGCTAGGTAGCTTTAATCGATAGGCATTTGAGTTGATCTTCTCTATAATCTCTATCGATCCAATCTTGCGTGCAGCCAACTTGTTATATTCACCAACTTGTTATATCCGCATCTTCCTTATATTTTGCAGTAGATTGCTATAAATTCTAGATGGTGAACTTGTGACCAGCTTGTATCTGAGCTATTAAGTCTTCCGTTGTAGCATGTGTTCGCTTCAAATCTAGATGAGGACCAAATCCAATGGGGCACGAGGATTACTCCCATAAATGATGGTAAATGNNNNNNNNNNNNNNNNNNNNNNNNNNNNNNNNNNNNNNNNNNNNNNNNNNNNNNNNNNNNNNNNNNNNNNNNNNNNNNNNNNNNNNNNNNNNNNNNNNNNGGGAGTGACCAATTTgctaaaaaaacattaatttttttttttcttgtgatttgggGTGGTGGGGACCAGGGCCACTCCCGGTCCCCCCTGGGTCCATCATTGTTTCCGTAGTTATGTGTATAGGTTGCTTGTTTAAAGATTTTTGGTTGGTGTATGGATGGTTTACCATGATGATAGGTATATGATTTTGTAATCATTTAGAAAACATGTGTTATTTCTTTAACATATTATGCATGACCTTCTATTTAAAAGGATTTAGGGAAAACCACGTGGGCCTAGTGTAATaccccaaaataataattaaaaaaaaatggaaatctTTAACCTACTTGTGGACTAAAACTTCATAAATAATAGAGGCAAAGTTTGAAGTTAAGACATTTATTCTAATACGATTTAAATTACGCTTGTCTCAACCTATTAAGATGATAAAAACGAATAAATTTAGTTATCTTgatattttaacattaaaaaaaaatgagagtttGTTTCGATGCCATTTCCTGAGGATAAGAAGATTCCATCTAATGTTCCATGGCCCATGTTGTAAAGTTACCATCACGTCACCTTCCTTGGGAAGAGGAATGCAGAACAAGAAAACGTTAAAGGGGGCATGGCCTTATCAAACCAACcatattattctttctttatttatttatttatttatttttgtaagaaaacCATCCAATTTTGAATAATGCCTTCTGAATAAAGGAGAAGAGTTAATTATATGTTTCTTCAACCATCATTTTGAATCAATGATGGTATGCTTTCTGAATAAAGGTACTGTGGCAGAGAAATGACTCTaccttttgttcttttaaacaaagaaaagcaCATTTTATCGACCCCAAAAACTGTGGCTCATATGCCAatggactaaaaaaaaaaaaaagcgccatatatattattcatctcaaattcataTTGTTAAACGAAAGGGGCTAGGCTAGGCTCAATCCCCCTCCTATTATTGACATTTCTTTGGAAAtaagtaattattattttttcatcttgTGGTAAAAGTGCAACTAAATTAAGTTTTCCCTTGAATCTTTGTTAGATCTAAGTAGGGAATTTAGatatttctttaataaataattttctcaaattgtGTTTTCCTCGTGACAAAAATACAACTAAAATGTTATATAAATAAGGAGAAGAGTTATATGTTTCTTCAACAACTTTCTCAACATGTTCATGAGATTACCATCGAGCTTTCCGATGGAAATAACGATTTCCTCCGCCTCCTCCAGCTCATGTTGCCTTACGCTTAACAGCCTAAGAAGGATAGTTTGGCCACAACATAGAAGAAGCAGCAAGCAAAGCCTCCCACTAATCTCGCCCTTCATGATCGTCTCAAAGTTGAATGAGTTACAACAAGTGCATCCACGGCGATCAGCTCAGTACCATCCCAGCATTTGGGATCTCAAACTCATTGAGTCCTTAAGCACCTTAAGCACCCCCTACACTGTAAGTCCACTTATTTTCACATCTTTAATCAAcacttattttaatttaattatttaattaatactttaacatcaATCACATACGTCATCTTGTAGTATGAGTTATATGGTACTCGATTGGAGGCGTTAAAACGAAGTGCTAAATGCTTGCTGACGTCCACCAAAGACCCTTGTGCTCAATTAAACCTTGTTTGCACGATGCAGCGGTTAGGAGTTGCTTACCACTTTGAAAAGGAGATTGAAGAGGTTCTTGCTCTTTTGTATCCACATCTCACTACCAATAATCTTCACACCACTGCTTTGCAGTTTCGAGTTTTAAGACAACATGGTTTTTCGATTACCTCAGGTGATGTCATAGTTTCACCAAATgtatatgtttttcattttgtttctatGAAGCCACTCTGAGTGATTTTGGCAAAACATGCAGATGTGTTTGACAAATTCAGAAGCAGTGATGGGAGATTCATGGACAGTTTAAGCAGTGACATGGAGGGACTTctgagtttgtatgaagcctCACACCTAGCAATgcatggagaaaatattttggaagAAGGCAAGGATTTTAGCATAAGAAACCTGAAATCATTGATGGGAAAATTGGACAGTGGTTCAGCTAAGCAAGTGAAACAGTCACTGGAAATCCCCCTGTATTGGAGGATGCCAAGAGTTGAAGCTCGGAGCTTCATTGATGTGTATCAAAGGGATATGGCAAAGAACTTGACTTTGCTTGAGCTGGCTAAGTTGGATAACAATTTAGTGCAGTACGTATATCAACAAGAACTTATAGAGTTAGCAAGGTATAGTGTACTTTcatcgctctctctctctctctctctctgtgtgtatatatatatatatatatatatatatatatatatatagaggtttGTTACTTTTTTAGTATAAACATTGACAAGATCTCCATCATTCCTCCAAAAAGAGTATTATGGTATGGCCGGGTATTATTAAAAAACTTGAAGCCCCTTATCCAATTTGAACAGGTGACTTACACCTTATCATGGCGTTACTGTACCGCGGAGTTAAAAGgtcccatttttttatttaactattCAATAAGTCATTAGCtaagaacaaaaatttgttaCAGATATATCCTATATATCCAGATAGTGAACCAGTCAGAAACGATATATATTTATCGTTTTGAGTATAAGATAGTAAGTAtcgataaaattaaaaaaaaaaatggtaaatatatATGACGTCGGGCAAAACTATGACTATTCAGACTGTGTAAGATAAtagcaaaaactaaaaattgagaattgaaaaaagaatttaggaagaaaaaaaataacaaatagaaaagaaaaaaatcgtaattgctccaaatatgcaaataGCGAAATAATTCTgaaacattaaaattaaatgattccATTGAATGCATGTGTATCTCTTATATTGACTAAAAAGTACTCATAATttaagaaggaagaagaaaacaaatccttattgaaaaaagaaaacataatcttaatagaaaagaaaactaaatccttattgaaaaggaaaactaaaacacacatacattcataaataataaatccatACTAATGTTCTTCTCCTGCATCTATATGCTTTCATGGAAGACTTGCAGAAAGATTGAAATCTTTGAAACTTAATTCATATATAGGTGGTGGAGAGACTTGGGTTTTCAAGATAAGCTAGCTTTTTCAAGGGACAGGCTGATAGAGATCAATTATTTGTGGGCAATAGGGAGTATATTTGAGCCCCAGTTTTCCAAGTGCAGGATAGGCGTCACCAAATTTGTATGCATATTATCAGCCATTGATGACATGTATGATATGTATGGATCGCTGGATGAGCTTGAATGCTTCACTGATGCTGTGGATCGGTATAACAGAAGCATGATTATacaagttaatttatttttaatttgtccaAACCATCACTTGgatcataatatatttttcctttcttttttgtaatatttttgagCAGATGGGAAATGAAGGCAATGGAGGACCTTCCAGAGTACATGCGGATTTGCTATCTTGCCATGCTTAACTTTGCTAATGAAGTGGTCTTTGATGTTCTCAAAGATCATGGCTTCAATACTTTCCAATACATTAAGGAAGCggtaagctaaaaaaaaaaaacaaaaaaaaaatatgaagtcAATTCTTCAATGCATGTCGTGGGGCCGGGTGTAACCAATGTTGCTATCATGGCAGTGGGCAAATCTTTGTAGATCATATTTGGTAGAAAGACGATGGTTTTCCAGTGGATACACTCCAACTTTGGACGAGTACTTAGAAAATGCATGGATTTCTGTGGGTGGTCCTTCAGCCATAGTCCATGCTTATGTTCTGCTTGGGTGCACCATATCTAAAGATGCACTTGATTGCTTAAAGCGTGGCTCTGAGCTTATTTATTGGGCATCCATCATAACTCGACTAAGTGATGATTTGGGCACTTGGGAGGTATACGTTTGGTACAAATATTTGCAATTAAGCTAGCCAGAAGCTGTTAATTTATTTGACAATGGAAGAAGtacatattaattttataaattgacataTTAGTCTTATTTTATATGATAATGGATGAAATCCATATTGATTAGATTGATTTTACTTTCTGTTTCTTGTATTGGCAGGCTGAAAGCAAAAGAGGTGATGTAGTGAAATCCATAGAGTGCTACATGGTACAAGAAGGTGTATCCAAAGAAGAAGCTCAAGATCACATAAAGAGATTAATCAGCTCTTCATGGAAAAAGCTGAATGAAGAGAGTGCCAAAAGTTCCCTCCCAAAATCTGTTGTGAAGATGTCATTAAACATGGCACGCACTGCTCAATGCATCTACCAACATGGAGATGGAATTGGGATATCGACTGGCGTGATTAAAGATCATTTGACCTCGCTAATTGTCAAACCTATCCCTATTGAATAAACTTAGTGTAGGGGGATATGACTAGTCATGGTAAAAGTTTATCTTCTAGTACGGGTAGGAGTTCATCTCCAAGTCTATGTCTTTTgtatttatcttatttataGTTGCGAGTGATTAATAAATACTAGGCAGAAACTAATCTCAAATCCAGTGTTTGTAAAAGATATATAGATATCATTAAACATGTCTCGCACTGCTCAGTTCCtcttccaaaatgcagatggtTTTTGAGACATCAACTGGAGTAATTAAAGATCATTTGACCTATTGTATAACATCATTTTATCAGAGAGCTAAACGCTgtcttctctctcctctagaATCTCCCAAACTCACCTTCGGCAGCCATGGAGGAAGAAGACACTGGCTTCCTCCTccccctttttctctctttttccatcTTCCTTACTCCCCCTCCCTTTCTTGTCTCATCAGAGGCCAAAACTGTCTCTTTAGAGACCCTATCTGCCTCCTTGGAAGCTTTATCTCTGTCCAAAAATTGCAACGTCCCATCCTCCACTGCAAGACCTCCGACCACCGCCATCCTTAGCCGCTCCAAGTCTGGGTATCGCTCTCTTCTTGAAATCTTTGGggtaatttttttcaaaatctgctCTCTTGTTTTTAGGAAGTCTCAGATGCTCACAAGCTACTCCTTTGGGTTCTAGGCCGTCTCCACCAGCCTCTGCCACCAGCAACTCACCCATCCATCCACCACCCGTTGATGCGTGTTCAACAAGCACCTACGAGTAGATCTTACTCATGGGCGCGTGTCCTCCAAGCGCTGACATGTGAGGCCCTTTTCTCAGAGCTCCACCTCCATCTACCTCCTACGCTGGTCTTCTGGTTCCCTCACCGACTCGAGGCCCTGTGCGACCACTCCGACTACTCCATCGTTGCTGTTTTTTGGACATTGTACTCAGCTTTTtagcttgattttttattctataTCGTTGTTGTGTTGTTTTTCTGTAACTTGTTTGTGTTGCTGTTTGTTAAACCCGATCTGGTTAGATTTTAGACTCTTAGTGAGTGaagatctttttttattttctttttggtttctttttggaaaccttttttccacTGTTACTATGCATCTatttctccatggcttttttgaAAGTCTGTTTAGATGCTTCATTGGAGTTTTCATACTCCAGATGGTTATGTCCATCAGATTGCGCCACGGCATTGGTTTTCTCAGGCTGCATTCACAGATGATTTCCATCTTCACCTGCTTCGAGGAGATTGTAGTCTGTTTGGATTGGGTTTTCCTGTCTTTGTTTGTCCTGAAACTTTCTTTTGCTTCAATGGTTATCagtttattacaaaaaaagagaaaaaaggtaATTTGACCTCGTTAATATTTGTCAAACATATTGTGACAGACCGCGCATATATATGACAAGGCCGAATATCATGCCTGTGAAATGAAAATTAGTGtggtatataatatttctcattaaTAAATGGTCATATAAGACTAATGAATTAATCtgatcaattttatttgaaatgaaaatgaatcaTTTTATAGTTaagatttaatattattatatttaattatataaataatattatattacttaatttttttgaatcatatgCTAATAtgctaatatatttatattgtgACATTATCTTTAGAGTtaaaatcaacaataatgaataataaCCATCAAATTGCTCCAATCAGTGACTTGGATAGGATCCCTGATGTAGACTAGATGGCTTGGGAAGATTTAAGGAAGACCCGAATAGATGATTGCGCGAAGACACCCCAAAAGATGGTGACAAGGTCTCAGACTCGCGCAGTAGCAGGGTTCTCTGGaattgcgattgatcgcacattgGCTGTGATCGAGCGCCCACGTTTTAATGTCGAAATGAtagtccctggaactgcgagCGATCTCCCCCTGtgagtgagatcgatcgcacctgtagttgcgatcgagtgcactcaggCATATCTGTTCTGCAGATGGACATCAGAGATACTTATcttagttttaatcttttgttttaaactacGTTTCTTTGTTAAGTTGTTATTTTATCCTATCTTTCAGTTTTTTAGTTCAGATTAGGTTCTTTATTAGTTTTCCATTTGGTTTAGTCTTCTttcatagacttctaaaccaactttatttcattattattttagaattagtagtcttgggctataaatatatgcttatagcctttagcaaTTTACTTCTCATTGATTATtgagttttgttaaataaaaatactcagAGTtcagtttctttgtgttttttccgTAAACCCTATATAGGCTTTAGTTTTTAAGAACatttcttagattcttgtgatagtctcacaatcttaggaatatttatcccttctacttgccgTTTTTCTTGGTATTAGAGCCAGGTTTTCTTTCCATGGCACCgccaaacacaagaagaaggggCAATCGCTTTGCAAATCTGGAAGACGTCTATGAACGTGAGGAAGTAGTCAGTGAAACACGCACAGAGGAGCAGTGGCAACTCATGGAGGAAACGGTCGATGATTTGAGGGCTCAACTTGCGGCCTCCAATGCTCCAGCGGCCAATCCGGAGGGGCGCCAGGAGCATCGTCGACAACCCTCACCACCTAGCtcggaggaggaagatgaacaACGTACGGAGACTGAAGCCAGGAACCCTTTTGCAAGGCGCGGAGTACAAGGGCATCAACCCCACATCCAAGTCCAAGCCAATCGATGGGAGAGCGGTTTCAAACTCGATATTCCATAATTTCAAGGGGGTCTCCAACCCAAAGAATTCTTGGATTGGGTAGCAGTAGTTGAAGAAATTTCTTGATTTCAAAGGGGTGCTCGACGATCAACGAGTTTTTTTTGTCGCAACCAAATTCCAAGGAAGAGCAACGACATGTTGGCAGCAATTAAAGCAATCTTGAGAGCAGCAAGGCAAGACGAAGATCAACAAGTGGAAGAAACTGTTGAAGCACATGAGGCCGGCctttttaccttaaaattaTACTCGAACCATGTATCAAAAGTTGCAAAATTTGAGCCAAGGGTTGAAGTCCGTGGACGAATACACAGAAGAATTTTATAAGTATCTCACACGTGTTGATCTAGCCGAAACCGACGATCAACTAGTGTCACAATACATTGGGAGTTTACGTCACCAAATTCAGGATTCATTAAACCTCTTTGACCCCAAGAATGTGTCAGAGGCCCATCAAAGAGCACTCTTGCTAGAGAAGATGGCCTCACGAAGGTCCTATAGAGTTTTTGGCCGTGGAATCGGGAGAGGCAGAAACTGATCAAGCGGGCCATTCACGACTCGAAACCCCACGCAAACCCCAACTCAAAACCGGGACCCAACCACAACGGGTCCATCCAACCAAGGGGCAACTACGAGTGGCCCTAAATGCTTTTGATGTGAAGAATCGGGCCACCGAATGGCGGATTGCCGAAAAGGGGATAAATACGGTAAGGGTTTACTTATTGAGTTGGGAGACACCTTCGATGAACAAGGTGAGAAAGAGGAGTACGACACCACCGTTGACTACCATGCGAACGATGACGGAGAATTTGTATCCGGAGATGACGGCCCTCTTTTGATGATACGACGAATATGCTTGACACCCCGTAAGGTGGAAGGTTGTttagtgccaaaatattcatatttttagcccttaacttacatgttttaatcccttagttttagttaattcatgcaattttacttcctttttgtattttctttgttttataggtttttggaagaaaagaaagcgtttctgaaaaaattccaagtttaaagggcaaattgggaagacctagaagatatg
This window of the Corylus avellana chromosome ca5, CavTom2PMs-1.0 genome carries:
- the LOC132183339 gene encoding probable terpene synthase 9, yielding MEITISSASSSSCCLTLNSLRRIVWPQHRRSSKQSLPLISPFMIVSKLNELQQVHPRRSAQYHPSIWDLKLIESLSTLSTPYTYELYGTRLEALKRSAKCLLTSTKDPCAQLNLVCTMQRLGVAYHFEKEIEEVLALLYPHLTTNNLHTTALQFRVLRQHGFSITSDVFDKFRSSDGRFMDSLSSDMEGLLSLYEASHLAMHGENILEEGKDFSIRNLKSLMGKLDSGSAKQVKQSLEIPLYWRMPRVEARSFIDVYQRDMAKNLTLLELAKLDNNLVQYVYQQELIELARWWRDLGFQDKLAFSRDRLIEINYLWAIGSIFEPQFSKCRIGVTKFVCILSAIDDMYDMYGSLDELECFTDAVDRWEMKAMEDLPEYMRICYLAMLNFANEVVFDVLKDHGFNTFQYIKEAWANLCRSYLVERRWFSSGYTPTLDEYLENAWISVGGPSAIVHAYVLLGCTISKDALDCLKRGSELIYWASIITRLSDDLGTWEAESKRGDVVKSIECYMVQEGVSKEEAQDHIKRLISSSWKKLNEESAKSSLPKSVVKMSLNMARTAQCIYQHGDGIGISTGVIKDHLTSLIVKPIPIE